ATATTACTCttataagatgtttattattaataataTGAAAAATCTAAAACCAACTAATAATAGTACCAAATATAATTGCTAATTAAAAAGCTTATAATAGTTTAGGTAGAGGTTTATACTTTGAAAACATCAGGTAATGTCAAGCTAGGACCATCATCATACTTGAAGGTGATCGGATAACGAATACCTTACTTCTTAAGCTTGTGAAAATCATATCTTCATTCTAGCACCATGAGCGACTAAAACCGACGACATTAACTAAAAAAATTCACtgcgacaaaaaaaaaagaaaaaaaaaaactaaaatttatTAGCCAGTTTTTTACCATGAGAAATAGAGATAGTAGATAGCTAATATATCACCAACAATATCGTGTCCTATCGTAATGTTCATCTTCACTGATAAAAATTTCAGGTTTTTACATCTTTTCTCTATCATTTTTTAACaagaaaatatcaattctagatcTTTCGTGACAACCAAAAGAATAAATGGCTCAACCATGTTACTTGCGTACGGTTTCTTCATTTTGGGtgtcttaatttatttattttagtatttaaGTAGTCTATAATGTATACAGGCTCTAGAGTTGATGAATTTTCATGGTTCTAAATATTTTACGATTTTCTAATAGAATGTTATAAATACACGCCTTTTCCAAGTACGTAATGAAATCGGCTAAGAAAATCTCTCGAAACGACGACCTTCATAATTAAGAAAGATATTGTAGTATTAAAGGAAAACtgtattatcaatattattagaaTTTTTTTATCATGATGTATAATTTAATAAATGTAACTTATCTCACATGGATATACAACAGAAAAAAGTAATGCCCTCATTAGGAATCGTGAGAAAGTTTGTGGTATTTCTTGTAATATAACACAAATGTtacgaaaaccatatatataatACAACTTTCGGGGTATCCAACTATTGTTAGTTTTCATTTACAAAGTTCTAAAAAGTAAGAAAACAAGAAAGTGTCAAAATTTGTATCGCGTTTTATATGTAAGAAGCTAAAGTTGTTTACACTGCGAATTGCAGATATGTATATCTCCTATAAGTAATACGAAATATAACAAAAAACTAGAAATGAATAAAAGGTACCGATTAATCAAGATACGCCTCCGCAGAACACCGATAAACGCACTTAAAACATTAAGTTATGTAAATAGAGGTTTATACACTCAAAAGATTAGATGATGTCAAGGCATGTTCATTATAATAACTGAAATCCCTAGGATAGTTGACGTTGTACTTCCCCAACTTTCTCATAACTAAGTTTTATCCGAATACCATGAACGACTAAAATATACTAAATTAACCAAAAGTTTTTTATTAGAGGAATAATATCAGAAAAATATTATCTTAGAAGAAATATTACCTTAGAAGAAATAAAGAATAATAGGTATAATGTGAATGTACCGTCAATAATGTTTCTAACATCCTTGCAAAGTATGGTTTGATATTTTGTTAGCACAAAATCAAATATAAACTCACAATTTCTTACTTTCATTTTAGGTATATCATTTTATTCATAGGATAATACACAAGTTCGAATATATTCATATCTTCATGACAACTCAAGCATAAACTAAGAAATATTAATTATCTACATGTAATATTATAATGTACAAATATATCAATATCTATGTAGTCATCAAACTTTATTGTTAGGGCAtcactcggtcaaactcacaagttatGGCATATCAAATTTTTTTCATATTAGCTGATCATAACTTCTAGAgtttatagtctactaaagttaGTTTCAGACTTGGAATAAAACATGGTAGTTGAGTACCGGAATCACTAACTGATCttgaagaacaacaacgtcaacaTAAGCTTCattaacaaaggtatgtgaagactgactatcatatttactcatattatttaccattctatctactaAGATATGTTGTATGACTGTAGTATTATGATGAACAATTgcacaattttttttccaaacaaGCGCTCATGCTCAAAATGGCACGACTGAGAGGAAATACAAGCATATAGTGGAAACTGGTTTAGCACTACTCTCTCATGCCTCATTACCTTTATCTTACTGGGCCTATGCATTTAAAACTGCTAATTTTCTTATCAACAGACTTCCCACTTCAGTCTTACAAAATGTCTCCCCTTTAGAATGTTTGTTTCATCTAAAACCTGATTATAAGTTCCTCAAAACATTTGGATGTGCATGTTATCCATGTCTCAGACCTTTCAATTATCATAAACTGCAACCAAGATCTGTGAAGTGTGTGTTTGGGTTGCAGTAATTTACACAAGGGATATAGATGCATAAATTTACAGACAAACAAGATCATCATATCTAGAGATGTTATTTTTGAAGAGGCTGCATTTCCTTATGCCAATATGTTTCTACCTCAAGAATCCACATTCGCAACTTTGTCAAGTATGTCAATTGTACCCTCACAAGCTACTATCACTACACCTACTATTTCCAATGAAGTTACTGTTCCAGTTCATGATCTTCAATAATTTCCTACACTAGCTGCATCTACTTCTTCACCTGCTTCGACTCCTGCTAATGCTCATCTTATGCAAACAATAGGTAAACAAGGTATCTTCAAACCAAAAGTATATGCTTCTGAGATACAATCTGTATGTTAGGATATCACAATTCCAACTTTCTATACTAAAGCCTGCAAGGACCCCAAATGGAGAGCAGCTATGGATGAAGAAATTTAATGCCTTAATTCAAAATGGTACTTTGAGGTTAGTTACTTCAGCTGATGCACATAATGTCATTGGGTGTAAATGGATTTTTAGTATCAAGAGAAATGCAGATGGATCTATTTAGAGATACAAAACTAGACTAGTAGCTAAGGGTTATAATCAGGTAGAAGGAATTGACTATCAAGATACTATTAGTCCAGTTGTGAAGCCTACTACagtaagaaattttttatctATAGCTCTTTATAAAAGTTGGTAGGTCGGACAATTGGATGTAAAGAATGCATTTCAGCATGTACATTTATCAGAAGATGTTTTCATGGTGCAACCTCCAGGTTATTCTGATAATGTTTTTCCTCACCATGTATGCAAACTTCAAAAGGCTCTTTAAAGACTCAAACAAGTTCCTAGAGCTTGGTTTGAAAGGTTGAGCGTGCAAATTCTTACTTCAGAATGGTTTTCACTCTTGTAAGACTGATACTTCATTATTTTACAGAGTTACTACTTCAGCAACAGTTTATATTCttatatatgtagatgatatcttGATGACTGGAAGTTGTACTTCTACTATCAATTTTCTAATTACAGCCATGAGCACTGAATTTGCTATCAAAGATTTTGGGGAACTTCATTTTTTCTTGGGCATTCAAGCTACTCATATATCAGAAGGTATTCATCTTAGTCAAACTCAATATATCTCTAATTTACTTTCTAAAACTAAGATGAGTGTCTGCAAGCCTAGTGATACACCTTACTCTAAGCCACAACCAACTGAGCAATCATCACTGTTTGAAGATGTTGTTTTATATAGAAGCACTGTTGGGGCTCTTCAATATGCCACCATTAGAAGACCTGACGTAGCTTTTGCAGTCAACAAAGCTTGTCAATACATGCATGCTTCTACAAAGGCTCATTGGATTGCTGTGAAGAGAATTCTAAGATATCTTCAAAGCACTTTGTCTTTTGGTCTGCAATTTAGGAAGTCTTCTTCTCTACAGCTCCaagcatactctgatgctgactggTCTGGTGATATCTCTGACAGAAGATCAACCAGTGGCATGGCCATATTTTTGGGACCAAACTTAATATCTTGGTGCTCTAGAAAGCAAAAGACTGTGTCCAGATACAatactgaagcagaatacagggcTTTAGCTGATGCTATCTCAGAGATTATTTGGATTCAATCTCTTCTCTCTGAACTACATTTTCAGTAATCTAGTCGTGCTGTGCTGTGGTGTGATAATATGAGAGCAACATACTTAACAACAAACCCAATTTTTCACAACAGAATGAAACACATTGAAATAGCATTCCACTATGTTAGAGAATTGGTTGCAGTCAAGTCATTGGAGGTTCGTTTCTTATCTACTCGAGAGCAAATTGCAGGTATTCTCACAAAGGGTTTATCCACCGAACGCTTTTCAATTCTCAGGTTTATCAATACAACTCAGAGAAATAGTGTCTAACGATCTCATCTCTTTCCAACAAAATCCAACGCCATCAAATTAAGTTCAAAAATCCTATTAGGTTCCTTTCCATGTTCCTTTTCTTTATACTCATCACTTTTTTCCCATAATGGATTTATGGGATGGGACACTGGAGCATAAATGCACTGCCCCAACTCTGATTTTTGTTAGGTATGACTTATGAGGTTGAGAATCAACTAAAAACAATTCGAAATTCTAGAAGTCGAATCACTCACTCACCTTAAAACCAAACAAGAAAGACACCAAATTTTTTAAGGTTTCTGACTACTTTCACTCCGAGTAGTTAGCTGTTGGATGGCATTAAATCTATATCACTTTAGTTCGGTTGCCTAGTCCCTCACTCACTTTGGGGCAGTGCATTTACCTACTCTAGCTGTCGGTCAATTCGCAAAAAACGCTAAAACAAATATTTGACgtttctttcttattttcttttgaccGATTGTGTACAGAAACCAGAGTTTCCCCTGTGATGAGCTAGGCCTAGGCGGTTACAATAGTTTGTGAGGTGAGTTTTTCATGCCAGCCTCGTGTCTAGGCTGATGACTAAATGTTTATCCGTTTAATACAGACCTCGAACCCTATACCTTGAAGTTGAACGCGCCTAGCAACAAAACTACTGCAGAAGGTTGGTGCTGGATATATACATTTTTAAATATCTCTCAACCCATGCAAGTTTTTAAATTAGGTACACAGATGATGTTGAAAGTAAAGAACATGCTGGTAGATAGATGCATTAGTTGGGAGTAATTAATATCTTGGTTACAGCTTAACTCATTAACTAGCCTACAAATTTGGATGCAGAGTTGCACATATCTTATTTCCCACTTTGTTATGtctttaatttatttttctttcccaTGAACATGCCACCATATTGGACCTATAAGGCTATAAACCACACTAACAGTGTCTTTTGCCATGAAAGATTTTGGTGtttgagagagagagaatttAGAGGGAGTCATGAGTTTTGCACTTGAATATATTTAACTAGTTTTGAAAGAGAGTTGAAGAATCTTTAAATGAATGTATCTTGATAATGCTAAAGAAATACTAGTCTTCTTCGTTTTCGCCTATAATCTCATTACGAATTCTTTGCACTACTGGTTGGTTACTTGATCAGCTTTCTACCCAGGAGTTTATTTAAACAACCTCACTCTTCTTTTATCTCTACTGCACTAAACACAAAACGATCCAATATATAGTACTCTAATTCTTATAATTTCTTCAGTTTTCGTAATTAGTATTTAAGTATGGGTAATCTAGATATAACTTCAAGAATTTTTGGTGCACTTCATCTTCTTGGCTTAGTCCTTTTCAGCTTTCATGGATTCTGCTACTCCGAACAAGGTAACAACTAAAACCACCATTGAATTCTCTTCTTAGATTTTATTCAGGGTTCAGACAATAAATACATTCTTTAGTACAATTTGTTTCATCAAATTATTCAGACTTAACACAGTCTGAAATTTAATTCTTGTTCTGTACTATGATAGTACATAAATGGTGTTTATAGGGTGTAAGAAAAATCTGAATTTGTTAATTATTTTCATCTTGGTACCAATTTAAAGAACGTGACTACAAGAACATAGTTTAAGCAAAATACAGACTTACCGTGGCCTAaaagattttaattttgtttttacaGCTCCAAATTACTCATTTGTTCATGAAGCAACGACGGCACCAAATATATCGTACTACGACTACATCATCGTAGGTGGAGGAACTGCGGGGTGTCCATTAGCTGCTACTCTCTCTTCAAACTACAAAGTCTTGTTGATAGAAAGGGGTGGAGTACCATATGGAAACTCGAACATAACAAATTTAGGTTCATTTGGCAGTGCTTTAGCTGACCTTTCTCCGGCTTCACCTTCGCAACGTTTTATATCAGAAGACGGGGTGATTAATGCTCGTGCAAGAGTTTTAGGTGGTGGAAGTTGTTTAAATGCAGGGTTCTATACGCGTGCTGGAACTGAATATGTTAAGACCGCTGGTTGGGATGGAAGACTTGTTAATGAATCATATCAATGGGTTGAACGGAGAGTGGCTTTCGAACCACCAATGTTGGAATGGCAAACGGCTGTTAGAGATGGGTTACTTGAAGCTGGTATTTTGCCTAATAATGGATTTACTTATGATCACATGAATGGTACTAAAGTTGGTGGCTCAATCTTTGACCGTGATGGTCATAGACATACCGCAGCTGACTTACTTGAATATGCCAACCCCAAGGGACTTACTGTTTTATTACATGCTACGGTTCACAAAATCATGTTCAGAACCAAAGGTGCGTATGAATCTTAGCAGCAAGTTTGCTAAAGCGTGTTTTGAAAATTTCATCACCAGGACATTGGCCTTTAACTGAGTTGACTCGGTCAAGAACTGTCCGAGTCATTCTCAAACATCCACTCAGTTTTTAAGCTAGGAAAACAATTTCAGAACATGATTAAGTAATTGCATGCTTTGGGGTTAATGCAGGAAAGGTAAGACCAGAAGCCCATGGAGTGTTGTTCACCGACGCGTCTGGCGTAAAACACAGGGCCTACTTGAACAAAACATCATCGAATGAGATCATAATCTCTGCAGGTGCACTGGGAAGTCCTCAACTGTTGATGCTGAGTGGTGTTGGACCGGCTGCTCATTTGAGATCCCTCAACATTACAGTTCTGGTCGATCAACCACTTGTTGGCCAAGGGATGTCTGACAATCCTATGAATGCCATCTACATTCCTTCCCCTGAACCAGTTGAGGTTTCACTTATACAAGTTGTGGGCATTACTCCATATGGAAGTTACATTGAAGCTGCAAGTGGCGAGAATTTTGCTTCTCAggccatggaaaataataaaccCCAAGCAAATGATGATCTACCACGACAACGGAATTTCGGAATGTTCTCACCTCAGGTACCTGTTCTATACCCTAAGTGGCTCGAATATTTCGAAGTTTTGCTCCGCTAACTGATCTTTCTCTTAATTTTGTGAAGACTGGACAAATCTCAATTGTGCCACCAAAACAAAGAACACCAGAAGCAATAGCCAAAGCAGTAAAACTAATGAACGAGCTTGATTCAAGAGCATTTAGAGGAGGGTTTCTACTTGAAAAAATTATGGGTCCTT
The nucleotide sequence above comes from Papaver somniferum cultivar HN1 chromosome 8, ASM357369v1, whole genome shotgun sequence. Encoded proteins:
- the LOC113301157 gene encoding protein HOTHEAD-like, with product MGNLDITSRIFGALHLLGLVLFSFHGFCYSEQAPNYSFVHEATTAPNISYYDYIIVGGGTAGCPLAATLSSNYKVLLIERGGVPYGNSNITNLGSFGSALADLSPASPSQRFISEDGVINARARVLGGGSCLNAGFYTRAGTEYVKTAGWDGRLVNESYQWVERRVAFEPPMLEWQTAVRDGLLEAGILPNNGFTYDHMNGTKVGGSIFDRDGHRHTAADLLEYANPKGLTVLLHATVHKIMFRTKGKVRPEAHGVLFTDASGVKHRAYLNKTSSNEIIISAGALGSPQLLMLSGVGPAAHLRSLNITVLVDQPLVGQGMSDNPMNAIYIPSPEPVEVSLIQVVGITPYGSYIEAASGENFASQAMENNKPQANDDLPRQRNFGMFSPQTGQISIVPPKQRTPEAIAKAVKLMNELDSRAFRGGFLLEKIMGPLSTGHLELRSKNPYINPIVTFNYFKDPEDLHRCVQGIQTIERVVESNAFSKFKYPYLTLQQLLNMTVGFPVNLLPKHDNTSTSLEQYCKDTVMTIWHYHGGCQVGMVVDHDYKVLGADALRVIDGSTFNYSPGTNPQATVMMLGRYMGIRMLDDRITSEGSAIDTESIKNFKHTAQGKTFEGKTKVEVNLNYK